The following are encoded in a window of Amycolatopsis lexingtonensis genomic DNA:
- a CDS encoding dihydrodipicolinate synthase family protein — MPKFAGIVPPLCTPFTDDFSVDTESLRRHVEVQLDAGVHGVFVLGSSSEVAFLPDAQRRVVVETTVDQVAGRVPVLAGCIDMTTLRVAEHIRAAEAAGADAVVVTAPYYTRTHVAEIDRHFRLLHERTALPIVAYDIPVAVHTKLDGGLVLDLAADGVIAGLKDSSGDEAAFRAVLLGKRDRGLDDFAVFTGSELVVDAALAMGADGAVPGLGNVDPVGYVLIHDHFKSGNLAAARREQERLMKLFSITSVAPPSRMGRGSAGLGAFKAAMKLRGFIDNAVMAPPQLPLNDEELLRIKEKLVEAGLL; from the coding sequence ATGCCGAAGTTCGCCGGAATCGTCCCGCCGCTGTGCACGCCGTTCACCGACGACTTCAGCGTGGACACCGAGTCGCTGCGGCGCCACGTCGAGGTCCAGCTCGACGCCGGCGTCCACGGCGTCTTCGTCCTCGGCTCCTCCAGCGAGGTCGCCTTCCTGCCCGACGCGCAGCGCCGCGTCGTCGTCGAGACGACGGTCGACCAGGTCGCCGGCCGCGTCCCGGTGCTCGCCGGCTGTATCGACATGACGACGTTGCGGGTCGCCGAGCACATCCGCGCCGCCGAAGCCGCCGGGGCCGACGCCGTCGTGGTCACCGCGCCCTACTACACGCGCACGCACGTCGCCGAGATCGACCGGCACTTCCGCTTGCTGCACGAACGCACGGCGCTGCCGATCGTCGCCTACGACATCCCGGTCGCGGTGCACACGAAGCTCGACGGCGGCCTGGTGCTCGACCTCGCCGCCGACGGCGTCATCGCCGGGCTCAAGGACTCCAGCGGCGACGAAGCCGCGTTCCGGGCCGTGCTGCTCGGCAAGCGCGACCGCGGTCTCGACGACTTCGCCGTGTTCACCGGGTCCGAGCTGGTGGTGGACGCGGCGCTGGCGATGGGCGCGGACGGCGCCGTCCCCGGGCTCGGCAACGTCGACCCGGTCGGGTACGTGCTGATCCACGACCACTTCAAGTCCGGCAATCTCGCCGCGGCCCGCCGCGAGCAGGAACGCCTGATGAAGCTGTTCTCGATCACGTCGGTGGCGCCGCCGAGCCGGATGGGCCGCGGCTCGGCCGGGCTCGGCGCGTTCAAGGCCGCGATGAAGCTGCGCGGGTTCATCGACAACGCCGTCATGGCGCCGCCGCAGCTGCCCTTGAACGACGAAGAGCTGTTGCGGATCAAGGAGAAGCTCGTCGAAGCGGGCTTGCTCTGA
- a CDS encoding beta-galactosidase translates to MIRYGADYNPEHWPADVRREDLELMAEAGVTMVTAGIYSWAAVEPRPGEYDFGWFDDVLAGLAGAGIGGCLATMTASPPPWLSRLHPEILPVRADGVRLSPGARQQFCPSSPVYRSHASRLVTELATRYAGHPALAMWHVGNEFGCHIRACYCDESATDFRRWLEERYGTIEALNDAWTTTFWSQRYSSWDEILPPRVAPTFPNPAQQLDFHRFSSDALLECFRTEQRVLRRVTPDVPITTNFVGLVQKALDWHTWTPHEDVVSLDSYPDPYDPRAHVEAAFAYDLVRSTKDQPWLLLEQAPSAVNWRSRNSPKPPGAMRLGSWQAIAQGADAVLFFQWRQTSGGAEKFHSAMVPHGGRDTRTFRETSALGRELARVPELAGTRVRADVALLHDWPSWWGLELDSHPASLEQLETHLAHYAPLFDANITCDVVHPSRDLSRYKLVVVPNLYLLERPVADNLRAYVARGGHLLVSYFSGIVDGCDRAYLGGHPAPLRDVLGLRVDEFWPLDGTVALEFSDGTTDSGTIWSEWIELEGAAAVATFAAGDLAGRPAITRHAFGNGVAWYAGTRPELGPVLSRVCAEAGVTPVITAPAGVQAVVRHGEESAYLFLLNHGTEPVTVDLPHAAPDLLTDPSRPVREVRLAPRGVAVLKG, encoded by the coding sequence ATGATCCGCTACGGTGCCGACTACAACCCGGAGCACTGGCCCGCCGACGTCCGCCGCGAGGACCTGGAGCTGATGGCCGAAGCGGGCGTCACGATGGTGACCGCGGGGATCTACTCGTGGGCCGCCGTCGAGCCGCGGCCGGGGGAGTACGACTTCGGCTGGTTCGACGACGTGCTGGCCGGGCTGGCCGGCGCCGGGATCGGGGGGTGCCTGGCGACGATGACCGCGTCCCCGCCGCCGTGGCTGTCCCGGCTGCACCCGGAGATCCTGCCGGTGCGCGCCGACGGCGTCCGGCTGTCGCCCGGCGCGCGGCAGCAGTTCTGCCCGTCCAGCCCGGTGTACCGCTCGCACGCTTCGCGGCTCGTGACCGAGCTGGCCACCCGGTACGCGGGCCACCCCGCGCTGGCGATGTGGCACGTGGGCAACGAGTTCGGCTGCCACATCCGGGCGTGCTACTGCGACGAGTCCGCCACGGACTTCCGGCGCTGGCTGGAGGAGCGCTACGGCACGATAGAGGCGCTCAACGACGCGTGGACGACGACGTTCTGGTCCCAGCGCTACTCTTCGTGGGACGAGATCCTGCCGCCGCGCGTGGCCCCGACGTTCCCGAACCCCGCGCAGCAGCTGGACTTCCACCGGTTCTCCTCCGACGCGCTGCTCGAGTGCTTCCGGACCGAGCAGCGCGTGCTGCGGCGGGTCACCCCGGACGTCCCGATCACGACCAACTTCGTCGGCCTGGTGCAGAAAGCCCTGGACTGGCACACGTGGACCCCGCACGAGGACGTCGTCAGTCTCGACTCGTACCCGGACCCCTACGACCCGCGCGCCCACGTCGAAGCCGCGTTCGCCTACGACCTGGTCCGGTCCACGAAGGACCAGCCGTGGCTGCTGCTGGAACAGGCGCCGAGCGCGGTGAACTGGCGGTCCCGCAACAGTCCCAAGCCGCCGGGCGCGATGCGGCTCGGCAGCTGGCAGGCGATCGCGCAGGGCGCCGACGCCGTCCTGTTCTTCCAGTGGCGGCAGACCAGCGGTGGCGCGGAGAAGTTCCACTCGGCGATGGTTCCCCACGGCGGCCGGGACACCCGGACGTTCCGCGAGACTTCCGCGCTGGGAAGGGAACTGGCCCGCGTGCCGGAGCTGGCCGGGACGCGCGTGCGGGCGGACGTCGCGCTGCTGCACGACTGGCCGAGCTGGTGGGGCCTGGAACTCGACTCGCACCCGGCGTCGCTGGAGCAGCTGGAGACACACCTCGCGCACTACGCGCCGTTGTTCGACGCCAACATCACCTGCGACGTCGTCCATCCGTCGCGTGATCTTTCGCGGTACAAGCTGGTCGTCGTACCGAACCTGTACCTGCTGGAGCGGCCGGTCGCGGACAACCTCCGCGCGTACGTCGCCCGCGGCGGGCACCTGCTGGTGTCGTACTTTTCCGGAATCGTGGACGGCTGCGACCGCGCGTACCTCGGCGGGCACCCGGCGCCGCTGCGGGACGTCCTCGGCCTGCGGGTCGACGAGTTCTGGCCCCTGGACGGAACGGTCGCGCTCGAATTCTCCGACGGGACAACGGATTCCGGCACGATCTGGTCGGAGTGGATCGAACTCGAAGGCGCCGCGGCGGTCGCCACCTTCGCCGCCGGTGACCTCGCCGGGCGGCCCGCGATCACGCGGCACGCCTTCGGGAACGGCGTCGCGTGGTACGCCGGCACCCGGCCCGAGCTGGGCCCGGTGCTGAGCCGCGTGTGCGCGGAAGCCGGGGTGACACCGGTGATCACGGCTCCGGCGGGCGTCCAAGCGGTCGTCCGGCACGGCGAGGAAAGCGCTTACCTGTTCCTGCTCAACCACGGCACCGAGCCGGTCACCGTCGACCTGCCGCACGCCGCGCCGGACCTGCTCACCGACCCGTCGCGGCCGGTGCGCGAGGTCCGGCTCGCCCCGCGAGGTGTCGCCGTCCTGAAGGGATGA
- a CDS encoding sialidase family protein, whose protein sequence is MRTLGSWAALLALAGSLLAVSPAQAEPMFEQQVLFKAAQDPGYSCFRIPAIVRSAHGTLLAFAEGRIDNCGDTGDIDLVLKRSTDGGKTWSPLQVVNRGGGDTHGNPVPIVDSRTGRIVLITTYNKGRDDDKGCDVPCPRTPHSQYSDDDGLTWSTPVDISAQAKLPDWDSWYASGPVHGIQLTRGRHAGRLVFGVNAETSDGTHSIENHAGLVYSDDGGRSWHVGAVNSYPHPVGGTYTQKPSEVTVAELADGSIYAGGREQGGTDIGNRDYAISRDGGETFSRSFTTIPDLVTPMVQGAVLRVGNRLLFSSPSDTDRRRWMMLRSSYDGGRTWENAEQGTRITTDWSGYSDLVQIAGARIGLLYEGGAVDARDEIRFARFDESYLGWHNSAGPSTPDVSGHADARVLGGASLAAGRFGGAVSLDGVDDYVRVPYDPAQPPGDGDLTWTGWFRYGASKGNQVLFWLGGMGGTAPQLWLRGEPANHRLLAMMTTAAGSASITTAQAYDDQAWHHIALERTGGKLLLWVDGVQVASGAAVTGSVSQTVSFQLQLGQRLDNQFRWNGSFDEVGFYRRALTAAELDAIRLGNAPVPAGQVLRLPFDRLRG, encoded by the coding sequence ATGAGAACACTGGGGAGCTGGGCCGCTTTGCTGGCCCTGGCGGGCTCGCTGCTCGCGGTGAGCCCGGCGCAGGCCGAGCCGATGTTCGAGCAGCAGGTGCTGTTCAAGGCGGCGCAGGACCCGGGGTACAGCTGCTTCCGGATCCCGGCGATCGTGCGGTCCGCGCACGGCACGCTGCTCGCGTTCGCCGAGGGCCGCATCGACAACTGCGGCGACACCGGCGACATCGACCTCGTGCTCAAGCGGTCCACCGACGGCGGCAAGACGTGGTCGCCGCTGCAGGTGGTCAACCGCGGCGGCGGGGACACCCACGGCAACCCGGTGCCCATTGTGGACAGCCGCACCGGCCGGATCGTGCTGATCACGACGTACAACAAGGGACGTGACGACGACAAGGGCTGCGATGTGCCCTGCCCGCGCACCCCGCATTCCCAGTACAGCGACGACGACGGCCTGACCTGGTCGACGCCCGTCGACATCAGCGCGCAGGCGAAGCTGCCGGACTGGGACTCGTGGTACGCGTCCGGTCCGGTGCACGGGATCCAGCTGACGCGTGGCCGCCACGCGGGCCGGCTCGTGTTCGGCGTCAACGCGGAAACCAGCGACGGCACGCATTCGATCGAGAACCACGCGGGGCTCGTCTACAGCGACGACGGCGGGCGCAGCTGGCACGTCGGCGCGGTGAACAGCTACCCCCACCCGGTCGGCGGTACGTACACCCAGAAGCCGTCCGAGGTCACCGTCGCCGAGCTGGCCGACGGGTCGATCTACGCCGGCGGCCGCGAGCAGGGCGGCACCGATATCGGCAACCGCGACTACGCCATCAGCCGCGACGGTGGTGAGACGTTCTCCAGGTCCTTCACCACCATCCCCGACCTGGTGACGCCGATGGTGCAGGGCGCGGTGCTGCGGGTCGGCAACCGCCTGCTGTTCTCGTCGCCGTCGGACACCGACCGGCGGCGGTGGATGATGCTCCGGTCGTCGTACGACGGCGGCCGGACGTGGGAGAACGCCGAGCAGGGCACGCGGATCACCACGGACTGGTCGGGCTACTCGGACCTGGTGCAGATCGCCGGTGCGCGGATCGGGCTCCTGTACGAAGGCGGCGCGGTCGACGCCCGGGACGAGATCCGCTTCGCGCGGTTCGACGAGTCGTACCTGGGGTGGCACAACTCGGCGGGACCGTCCACACCGGACGTTTCCGGCCACGCCGACGCGCGGGTGCTCGGCGGTGCTTCCCTTGCTGCGGGGCGCTTCGGTGGCGCCGTTTCCCTGGACGGCGTCGACGACTACGTCCGTGTTCCCTACGACCCGGCGCAACCCCCGGGCGACGGCGACCTGACGTGGACGGGCTGGTTCCGCTACGGCGCCTCGAAGGGCAACCAGGTGCTGTTCTGGCTCGGCGGGATGGGCGGCACCGCCCCGCAGCTGTGGCTGCGCGGCGAACCGGCGAACCACCGGCTGCTCGCGATGATGACCACGGCCGCCGGAAGCGCATCGATCACGACCGCGCAGGCGTACGACGACCAGGCGTGGCACCACATCGCGCTGGAGCGCACCGGCGGGAAGCTGCTGCTGTGGGTCGACGGTGTGCAGGTCGCTTCCGGTGCCGCCGTGACGGGTTCGGTGAGCCAGACGGTGTCGTTCCAGCTGCAGCTCGGCCAGCGGCTGGACAACCAGTTCCGCTGGAACGGCTCGTTCGACGAGGTCGGGTTCTACCGCCGGGCGTTGACGGCCGCCGAGCTGGACGCGATCCGGCTTGGGAACGCACCCGTTCCGGCGGGCCAGGTACTGCGGCTGCCGTTCGACCGGCTCCGCGGCTGA
- a CDS encoding protein kinase domain-containing protein, protein MTDAGELIAGRYRLTMRIGQGAMGVVWRARDERLDRVVAVKQLDYDAAIGEAAGEQAAERALREARLTARLRHPHAITVHDVVEQDGEPYLVMEYLPSRSLAEILLDRECLPAEDVARIGRQTASALAAAHAEGIVHRDVTPGNVLIGEDGVAKIADFGISRATGEGTVTGGGFIAGTPAYLSPEVANGREAGFPADVFSLGSTLYRALEGTPPFGTDDNAIALLLRVAREDVTPPRHDGPLAEVLTRMLQRDPAARPSMAEVQQLFEAVTDGRPLPPPRPRPRTGTRLLRVRRPRRRLVLAVAAGAVLLAAGVLIGTALVPDSAPVVAAPVTSPPPPTPTTAADLGCAASYEVTNSWPGGYQVQVTVRNDHREDLSGWSVRWSLPDGHHITGLWNGDYTVDGSTVTVDNAAWNAKLNANATTTFGFIALAQSSDAGRPAVTCRTL, encoded by the coding sequence GTGACCGACGCAGGAGAGCTGATCGCCGGGCGCTACCGGCTGACGATGAGGATCGGCCAAGGCGCCATGGGCGTCGTCTGGCGGGCTCGTGACGAGCGGCTCGACCGGGTCGTCGCGGTCAAGCAGCTGGACTACGACGCCGCCATCGGGGAGGCCGCCGGGGAGCAGGCGGCCGAGCGCGCGCTGCGCGAAGCACGGCTCACCGCCCGCCTGCGGCACCCGCACGCCATCACCGTGCACGACGTCGTCGAGCAGGACGGCGAGCCGTACCTGGTCATGGAGTACCTGCCGTCGCGGAGCCTGGCCGAGATCCTGCTCGACCGCGAGTGCCTGCCCGCCGAAGACGTCGCGCGCATCGGCAGGCAGACCGCGTCGGCGCTCGCCGCGGCGCACGCCGAGGGCATCGTGCACCGGGACGTCACGCCCGGGAACGTCCTCATCGGCGAGGACGGCGTCGCCAAGATCGCCGACTTCGGCATCTCCCGGGCGACCGGCGAAGGCACCGTGACCGGCGGCGGGTTCATCGCGGGCACCCCCGCTTATCTCTCCCCCGAGGTCGCCAACGGCCGCGAGGCAGGCTTCCCCGCCGACGTCTTCTCCCTCGGCTCGACGCTCTACCGCGCGCTGGAAGGCACGCCCCCGTTCGGCACCGACGACAACGCGATCGCCCTCCTCCTGCGCGTCGCCCGCGAAGACGTCACGCCGCCCCGGCACGACGGCCCGCTCGCCGAGGTCCTCACCCGTATGCTCCAGCGCGACCCGGCCGCGCGGCCGTCGATGGCGGAGGTCCAGCAGCTGTTCGAGGCGGTCACCGACGGCCGCCCGCTACCGCCCCCGCGCCCCCGGCCGCGCACGGGCACGCGGCTGCTGCGCGTCCGCCGGCCTCGGCGCCGACTGGTGCTGGCCGTCGCGGCCGGCGCCGTCCTGCTGGCGGCGGGGGTGCTGATCGGGACGGCCCTGGTGCCCGACTCGGCACCGGTGGTCGCCGCGCCGGTCACCTCACCGCCGCCGCCCACCCCGACCACCGCCGCCGACCTCGGCTGCGCGGCCAGCTACGAGGTGACGAACTCCTGGCCGGGCGGCTACCAGGTGCAGGTGACCGTCCGCAACGACCACCGCGAGGACCTCTCCGGCTGGAGCGTCCGCTGGTCCCTCCCGGACGGCCACCACATCACCGGCTTGTGGAACGGCGACTACACCGTGGACGGCTCCACCGTCACGGTCGACAACGCGGCGTGGAACGCCAAACTCAACGCCAACGCGACGACGACGTTCGGCTTCATCGCCCTGGCCCAGAGCAGCGACGCCGGCCGCCCGGCCGTCACCTGCCGGACGCTCTGA
- a CDS encoding HNH endonuclease, whose translation MKVLVLNAGYEPLQTVSVPHAIRMLVRHVAEIHEAEDGLAYGLFPRPKIVRLLRYVVMKWRYTQPPRWSRRGVLTRDGHRCAYCGARATTIDHVVPLSRGGERTSWLNTVAACGGAARSCNARKADKLPAEAGMKLRFTPYVPAWDQLHRPGA comes from the coding sequence GTGAAGGTGCTCGTCCTGAACGCCGGTTACGAACCGCTCCAGACGGTTTCGGTGCCGCACGCGATCCGCATGCTGGTGCGGCACGTCGCGGAGATCCACGAGGCCGAAGACGGTCTCGCGTACGGCTTGTTCCCGCGCCCGAAGATCGTGCGGTTGCTGCGGTACGTGGTGATGAAGTGGCGATATACGCAGCCGCCGCGCTGGTCCCGCCGCGGCGTCCTCACCCGCGACGGCCACCGCTGCGCGTACTGCGGCGCCCGCGCCACGACGATCGACCACGTGGTCCCGCTGAGCCGCGGCGGCGAGCGCACGTCGTGGCTGAACACGGTCGCGGCGTGCGGCGGCGCGGCCCGCAGCTGCAACGCGCGGAAGGCGGACAAACTGCCGGCGGAGGCCGGGATGAAGCTGAGGTTCACGCCGTACGTGCCGGCTTGGGACCAGCTGCACCGGCCGGGCGCGTGA